From one Malus sylvestris chromosome 1, drMalSylv7.2, whole genome shotgun sequence genomic stretch:
- the LOC126629924 gene encoding LOB domain-containing protein 1-like — translation MEFIAETTTTPTSPPPFSHSPSSSISSPSTAPFPSPDSHHLSNYSSPHAANSNIATNPFPTYPSPPPPPPVVLSPCAACKILRRRCVEKCVLAPYFPPTEPLKFTVAHRVFGASNIIKLLQEIPESHRADAVSSMVYEANARIRDPVYGCAGAICQLQKQVGELQAQLAQAQAELVNMQCEQGNLIALICMDMTQSKEQAILQQQLSSCNDTICFPDENNLGTTWEPLWT, via the exons ATGGAATTCATTGCCGAAACTACTACCACTCCTACAAGTCCACCTCCATTCTCCCACTCTCCATCTTCCTCTATTTCTTCTCCCAGTACTGCACCATTTCCATCCCCTGACTCTCATCACTTATCTAATTATTCTTCTCCTCATGCTGCTAATAGTAATATTGCTACTAATCCATTTCCGACCTATCCTTcaccgccgccaccaccacctgTGGTTCTCAGCCCATGCGCCGCATGCAAGATTCTTCGCCGGCGGTGTGTGGAGAAGTGTGTTTTAGCGCCATACTTCCCTCCTACTGAGCCCCTTAAGTTCACTGTTGCCCACAGAGTCTTTGGAGCTAGCAACATCATCAAGCTCTTGCAG GAAATTCCAGAGTCTCACAGAGCAGATGCAGTGAGCAGCATGGTTTACGAAGCCAATGCCAGAATTCGCGACCCGGTTTATGGCTGCGCCGGAGCAATATGTCAGCTCCAGAAACAAGTCGGTGAGCTCCAAGCCCAACTGGCCCAGGCACAGGCTGAGCTAGTGAACATGCAATGCGAGCAAGGCAATTTGATTGCCCTAATTTGCATGGACATGACACAGTCTAAAGAACAAGCCATTTTGCAGCAGCAACTGTCTAGTTGCAATGACACAATCTGTTTTCCGGATGAAAACAATTTGGGCACTACTTGGGAGCCTCTCTGGACATAA
- the LOC126626605 gene encoding LOB domain-containing protein 1-like produces MLSTVDVLFTPTPSLFALFSRLLGAFPFSVFLYICAHSHCLFYSNPKHLITKAKKAHSKPTNMEFDAKTATTTTSTASLPPPFSYSPSSTSSPSTASFPFPNSQHLSNYLSPHASNSNIATNPFPTSPSPPPAPVILSPCAACKILRRKCAEKCVLAPYFPPTEPLKFTIAHRVFGASNIIKLLQEIPESHRADAVSSMVYEANARIHDPVYGCAGAIFQLQKQVGELQAQLAKTQAELVNMQCQQGNLIALICMDMAQSKEQAILQQQQSNNIDTSCFLDENNLGTAWEPLWT; encoded by the exons ATGCTATCCACCGTTGACGTATTATTCACCCCCACCCCCTCCCTCTTTGCATTATTTTCCAGACTGCTTGGTGCTTTCCCTTTCTCAGTCTTTCTATATATATGTGCACACAGCCATTGCCTTTTTTACTCCAACCCAAAGCACCTCATAACTAAAGCAAAAAAAGCTCACTCAAAACCAACAAATATGGAGTTCGATGCCAAAACTGCTACCACTACTACAAGTACGGCATCACTTCCACCTCCATTCTCCTACTCTCCATCCTCTACTTCTTCTCCCAGTACTGcatcatttccctttcctaacTCTCAGCACTTATCTAATTATCTTTCTCCTCATGCTTCTAATAGTAATATTGCTACAAATCCATTTCCGACCTCTCCTTCACCGCCACCGGCACCTGTGATTCTCAGCCCATGCGCCGCCTGCAAGATTCTTCGCCGCAAGTGTGCGGAGAAGTGCGTTTTAGCTCCATACTTCCCTCCTACTGAGCCCCTCAAGTTCACTATTGCCCACAGAGTCTTTGGAGCTAGCAACATCATCAAGCTCTTGCAG GAGATTCCGGAGTCTCATAGAGCAGATGCAGTGAGTAGCATGGTTTACGAAGCCAATGCTAGAATTCACGACCCGGTTTATGGCTGCGCCGGAGCAATTTTCCAACTCCAGAAACAAGTCGGTGAGCTCCAAGCCCAACTGGCCAAGACACAGGCAGAGCTAGTGAACATGCAATGCCAGCAAGGAAATTTGATTGCCCTAATTTGCATGGACATGGCACAGTCTAAAGAACAAGCCATTTTGCAGCAGCAACAGTCTAATAACATTGACACAAGCTGTTTTCTGGATGAAAACAATTTGGGCACGGCTTGGGAGCCTCTCTGGACATAA
- the LOC126620085 gene encoding ATP synthase subunit d, mitochondrial, which translates to MSGAGKKVADVAFKASRNIDWEGMAKLLVSDEARKEFASLRRAFDEVNTTLQTKFSQEPEPIDWEYYRKGIGSRLVDMYKEAYDSVEIPKYVDTVTPQYKPKFDQLLVELKEAEEKSLKESERLEKEIVEVQELKKKISTMTADEYFEKHPELKKKFDDEIRNDYWGY; encoded by the exons ATGAGCGGCGCCGGGAAGAAAGTGGCCGATGTGGCTTTCAAGGCCTCGAGGAACATCGACTGGGAGGGCATGGCCAAGCTCCTCGTCTCCGATGAGGCTCGCAAAGAGTTCGCCTCTCTTCGTCGCGCCTTCGACGAGGTCAACACTACCCTCCAGACCAAGTTCAGCCAG GAGCCTGAACCCATAGACTGGGAGTACTACAGGAAAGGAATCGGGTCTCGCTTGGTGGATATGTACAAAGAGGCTTATGACA GCGTTGAAATCCCCAAGTATGTAGACACAGTCACTCCTCAGTACAAGCCTAAATTTGATCAATTG TTGGTGGAACTAAAAGAAGCAGAGGAAAAGTCTTTGAAGGAGTCTGAGCGTTTGGAGAAGGAGATAGTTGAAGTGCAAGAGTTGAAG AAAAAGATAAGCACCATGACTGCAGATGAGTACTTTGAGAAGCATCCAGAGCTGAAGAAGAAATTCGACGATGAAATCCGAAATGACTACTGGGGCTATTGA